The Lepeophtheirus salmonis chromosome 1, UVic_Lsal_1.4, whole genome shotgun sequence genome has a segment encoding these proteins:
- the LOC121132034 gene encoding uncharacterized protein, with translation MGLLIYTYKFLFVIVFLDNSGVNGVEYQSRRTARSESRGLSNPIGMLSDQLLSSSSLIHQLISLKDSSSFQRRMLGNQSDSLDETIPLDRNTNNNSIDESPSTTESSKGPKSSALIDDDINTNIYTNDPYRWRPAKTPKEKTTSDPMRDDYSPEPFVYICRDPSKCRIPNSFLGTRAPLYSTTTAPPTYRKYGYRKINATAKDESKESEDDDYKTIYRSQIRKVKKKRPGNKRIKVPSKNIPNFNDMSLKELQDFMRHQSKKIGLEHHKPNDMKSQEDISEESAPETDMISSPNPFDLVMKEIKKIHKSNEMKKKSPSEPLESFPNHRPMKPFILNNPNKQLQLDIMMKNLQSFSDSSTTASTLTTTRMQTRTTAFTVRPTFLYKSSSTSTTIEAALNPTKTLSPFEIMLIRMKEKESSPSRSTPFTVRPTSTLRPKTEATTSPAITNNNRPYDLMSFKMKDILESSSPTTVFTVRPTSTLSPRGSTMSPFEMMVKRMKEKEMDSTQATVFTVRPTSTTTSYGSSQDINSELANLGISSLMKIMSNGAVNIHPSKKSTPSIMKPQDAVPTSSPSGVHSFMHFKTMDENISNEAEEFSQENEYDRPPRRPTDSYYHTTTTSPFTVRPTKKIYGHNYNYQRGTTATPHYSYYDHQSSTPFTVRPTYNYDNIYQHRTTKKVAFRPYQELNYQVRSTTPFTVFGKKKSYLSHYTTPRDSLSAFKHDVELTEPFSYDENSFMSGMKGLQHESKPHYIPDAQISYKGQHHDIIDEKSFHLGMSESDDLSEINPFKTHPFESVAEQGKEDGSSKFLAMNLSDYGHDDRPQMSSFQEENNKEEVNEEEGDYYDDFENYDLEQFINKLSTEKDLSSNENKFQNLPKSDNFEYISQLDEDISAPYLNEFGANPHSSFSNFDQSTTQGPNRISSFSTLNFPNIPAFDADKNSYVSLDATKKPDQGYYFRPDGIFSNTKIKLEPGSLPDRPTVFRDLPNMKEPHPQYPTNDKRPPPPPVPTTADFVSQYLKNPYGSNFIRMEIDQDRFKHNRTKPGSIHIPLMIKNYGLHNAPVTTPKPAPIKKKAPMKHHPHHNPSQHHSHHNDKNNHGKPKRRPSNKKTPPPKRHHVNPMKTILSDLKNLRKVMFNLPNAIQDLPSYMKGLVSNQASFAGRAFTDQGYELTEDVGDDTTDEKIEDDVIEMKEENHEQGESE, from the exons ATGGGGTTACTAATATacacttataaatttttatttgttattgtcTTCCTTGATAATAGTGGTGTCAATGGAGTGGAATACCAAAGTCGTAGAACTGC ACGATCGGAAAGTCGAGGTCTTTCTAATCCCATAGGAATGCTATCGGATCAGTTACTCTCTTCTTCTTCATTGATACACCAACTCATCAGCCTCAAGGATAGTTCTTCATTTCAAAGGAGAATGCTCGGAAATCAATCAGACTCCCTGGATGAAACAATTCCTCTGGACCGCAACACGAACAATAATTCAATTGATGAGTCTCCAAGCACAACAGAATCATCAAAAGGTCCTAAATCCTCTGCATTGATAGATGATGATattaacacaaatatttatacaaatgatCCTTATCGATGGAGACCCGCTAAAACACCAAAAGAAAAAACCACGTCGGATCCAATGCGTGATGACTATTCTCCGGAgccatttgtatatatttgtcgCGACCCCTCTAAATGTCGCAttccaaattcatttttagGCACACGGGCTCCACTTTACTCTACAACAACTGCTCCTCCGACTTATCGTAAATACGGATACCGAAAAATCAATGCAACAGCCAAGGACGAGAGCAAGGAGTCTGAAGATGATgattataaaaccatttatcGCTCACAGATTCGTAAGGTGAAGAAGAAAAGGCCTGGTAATAAGAGAATTAAGgttccatcaaaaaatatacccAACTTTAACGACATGTCTTTAAAAGAACTCCAGGATTTCATGAGACATCagagtaaaaaaattggattggAGCATCATAAGCCAAACGATATGAAATCCCAAGAGGACATATCCGAGGAATCAGCTCCTGAAACTGACATGATATCCTCTCCCAATCCCTTTGACCTTGTgatgaaagaaattaaaaagattcATAAAAGCAacgaaatgaaaaagaaaagtccTTCCGAACCCTTGGAGTCTTTTCCTAATCATAGACCCATGAAGCCTTTCATTCTCAATAATCCCAATAAACAATTACAATTAGACATCATGATGAAAAATTTGCAATCTTTCTCGGATTCTAGTACAACAGCTAGCACTCTAACCACAACTAGAATGCAGACCCGAACCACAGCCTTTACCGTACGCCCCACCTTTCTGTACAAATCATCTTCAACATCAACTACAATAGAAGCAGCCTTGAACCCAACAAAGACTCTGAGTCCTTTTGAAATTATGCTTATCCGAATGAAAGAGAAAGAAAGTTCTCCCTCACGGTCCACTCCTTTTACGGTACGACCCACATCAACCCTCAGACCAAAGACAGAAGCAACAACGAGTCCAGCTATCACAAACAATAATCGCCCTTACGACCTGATGTCTTTCAAAATGAAGGACATACTCGAATCCTCTTCTCCCACAACTGTCTTCACCGTTCGCCCTACGTCCACCTTGTCACCAAGGGGCAGTACAATGAGTCCATTCGAAATGATGGTTAAACGAATGAAAGAGAAGGAGATGGATTCAACTCAAGCTACTGTCTTTACTGTAAGGCCCACATCTACTACGACTTCGTATGGATCTAGCCAAGACATCAATAGTGAGCTAGCTAATTTGGGAATTAGTTCACTCATGAAAATAATGTCAAATGGTGCCGTAAACATTCATCCTTCCAAAAAATCAACCCCATCAATAATGAAACCTCAGGACGCTGTCCCCACCTCCTCTCCAAGTGGTGTTCATTCCTTTATGCACTTTAAAACTatggatgaaaatatttcaaacgaAGCGGAAGAGTTCTCTCAAGAGAATGAGTATGATCGACCCCCAAGAAGACCAACGGATTCCTACTATCACACCACCACTACATCACCATTTACTGTTCGAcccactaaaaaaatttatggccATAACTACAATTACCAAAGAGGAACGACGGCTACACCTCATTACTCCTACTATGATCATCAATCCAGTACACCCTTTACTGTTCGCCCAACTTACAACTACGATAACATCTACCAACATCGGACCACAAAGAAAGTAGCATTCAGACCCTACCAAGAACTCAATTATCAAGTAAGAAGTACGACACCCTTCACTGTCTTTGGGAAAAAGAAAAGCTACCTCTCCCACTACACTACTCCCAGAGACAGCCTTTCCGCTTTCAAGCATGATGTTGAGCTAACAGAACCGTTTTCTTATGATGAAAATTCGTTCATGTCTGGAATGAAGGGTTTACAACATGAAAGTAAGCCTCACTACATCCCTGATGCTCAAATCTCATACAAGGGCCAGCACCATGatataattgatgaaaaaagtttCCATTTGGGTATGTCGGAATCTGATGACCTTTCAGAGATTAACCCATTTAAAACCCATCCCTTTGAATCAGTTGCAGAACAGGGCAAGGAAGATGGGTCATCCAAGTTTCTGGCCATGAATTTATCAGACTATGGGCATGATGACAGGCCTCAGATGTCATCATTccaggaagaaaataataaagaagaagtcAATGAAGAGGAAGGTGATTATTACGATGACTTTGAAAACTATGATTTGGAacagtttattaataaattatctaccGAAAAGGATTTGAGTAGTAACGAAAATAAATTCCAGAATCTTCCAAAATCAGATAACTTTGAATATATTAGTCAGTTGGATGAAGACATTTCTGCTCCTTATCTCAACGAATTTGGAGCAAATCCTCACTCTTCATTTAGCAACTTTGACCAGTCCACGACTCAAGGACCAAATCGTATCTCCTCATTCTCCACACTCAATTTCCCTAATATCCCTGCATTTGATGCCGATAAGAATAGTTATGTGAGCCTTGATGCTACTAAAAAGCCTGATCAAGGATATTATTTTAGACCTGACGGCATCTTCTCCAATACTAAAATCAAACTAGAGCCAGGATCCCTCCCTGATCGACCCACTGTATTTAGGGACTTACCAAACATGAAGGAACCTCATCCTCAATATCCCACGAATGATAAAAGACCACCTCCTCCCCCTGTTCCAACCACAGCTGACTTTGTATCACAATATCTCAAAAATCCCTACGGCTCTAATTTTATTCGAATGGAGATTGACCAAGATCGTTTTAAACATAATCGAACCAAGCCTGGAAGTATTCATATTCCGCTCATGATCAAAAACTATGGTCTTCACAATGCTCCAGTCACAACCCCGAAACCAGCTCCAATAAAAAAGAAGGCCCCCATGAAACATCATCCACATCACAATCCATCCCAACACCATTCCCatcataatgataaaaataaccaTGGCAAACCCAAGCGTCGACCCTCCAACAAAAAGACCCCACCCCCTAAACGACATCACGTAAACCCCATGAAAACGATTCTCAGCGATCTCAAAAACCTACGAAAAGTTATGTTCAATTTGCCCAATGCTATCCAAGATCTACCCTCTTATATGAAGGGATTGGTGAGCAATCAGGCCTCTTTTGCTGGTCGAGCCTTTACGGATCAAGGATATGAACTAACAGAAGATGTGGGTGATGATACAactgatgaaaaaattgaagatgATGTTATAGAAATGAAGGAAGAGAATCATGAACAAGGAGAATCAGAATGA